From one Lolium rigidum isolate FL_2022 chromosome 4, APGP_CSIRO_Lrig_0.1, whole genome shotgun sequence genomic stretch:
- the LOC124649580 gene encoding uncharacterized protein LOC124649580 — MDHMHHGHEMMRRPSSGHEAALRSVQKPPSKPWRTGAPAPTPPKVYRVEPREFRDLVQRLTGAPAARQQLQQRAALAPAQPVPVRAGGEEVAGQMYTAAPWHSLFPLMAPAALHPGLDGHQLI; from the coding sequence ATGGATCACATGCACCACGGGCATGAGATGATGAGGAGGCCCTCctcgggccacgaggcggcgctgCGGTCCGTCCAGAAGCCGCCGTCCAAGCCGTGGCGCACCGGcgcgccggcgccgacgccgcccaaGGTGTACCGCGTGGAGCCCAGGGAGTTCCGGGACCTCGTGCAGAGGCTCACCGGCGCGCCCGCGGCCAGGCAGCAGCTGCAGCAGCGCGCGGCGTTGGCGCCAGCGCAGCCGGTGCCCGTgcgcgccggcggcgaggaggtggcAGGGCAGATGTACACGGCGGCGCCGTGGCACTCGCTCTTCCCGCTCATGGCCCCGGCGGCCCTGCACCCCGGGCTCGACGGCCACCAGCTCATCTGA